One part of the Parasphingorhabdus sp. SCSIO 66989 genome encodes these proteins:
- a CDS encoding protein-L-isoaspartate O-methyltransferase family protein, whose translation MFESGTEVMTEIEQAPANVADTEFQTARRAMVNSQLRPNDVNDPVIIGAMAVTPREHFVSEERQASAYIDRAVPLADDRVLNPPLATGRMLTHANIVSSDTVLIIGAGTGYIAALLAPIVESVVALEESDTLFAQLSENVGAIDNVSVQRGPLEKGCPKSAPYSLIVIDGAVETIPAPLARQLSDDGRLLCGQNEAGVTRLAIGRKVGDSISLAHFADNEIAPLSAFARPAEYVF comes from the coding sequence ATGTTTGAGAGTGGAACAGAAGTGATGACCGAGATTGAACAGGCCCCCGCCAATGTAGCGGATACGGAATTTCAGACCGCCCGCCGTGCCATGGTGAACAGCCAGCTGCGCCCCAATGACGTTAACGATCCGGTAATTATCGGAGCGATGGCGGTGACGCCGCGCGAGCATTTTGTTAGCGAAGAACGCCAGGCATCGGCCTATATCGACCGCGCGGTGCCGCTGGCCGATGACCGCGTCCTTAACCCGCCGCTAGCCACCGGTCGTATGCTGACACATGCCAATATTGTGTCGTCGGATACCGTGCTGATCATCGGTGCAGGCACCGGCTATATCGCCGCCTTGCTCGCCCCGATTGTGGAATCCGTCGTCGCACTGGAAGAATCCGACACGCTTTTCGCTCAGCTTTCGGAAAATGTCGGCGCGATTGACAATGTTTCCGTACAACGCGGTCCGCTGGAAAAAGGCTGCCCCAAATCGGCGCCCTATTCTCTGATCGTAATCGATGGAGCGGTAGAGACAATCCCCGCCCCGCTGGCCCGACAGCTTAGCGACGATGGTCGCCTGCTATGCGGTCAGAATGAAGCGGGCGTGACCCGTTTGGCGATTGGCCGCAAAGTTGGCGATTCGATCAGCCTTGCCCACTTTGCCGACAATGAAATTGCGCCGCTCAGTGCTTTTGCCCGTCCGGCTGAATATGTTTTCTGA